The nucleotide window GCTAACTAACGAAGACCTCggtagtcatttttttttctcgttaaactctgtgaatatatattttttcgaaccaTGTTATTAGGAACTTCCTTGATTATTTCCATATGAAAAATGCGATCAGAAAgtaagtttttaaattttcgttatttctgCAATCAAACTGCCGCGATAATCTCCGTCTTTGAATAGGGCTCAAAAATGCAGTGATATTtttctagaattttttttatttttttcagatcacAGAAATTGGGCGGTCTCGCAATAGCAAATGTCTGAGACGGGAAAAATATTTGCCAATCGGGGCTTTGTTTTTTGACCAGTACTTGCGGGCAAAATAATCGAAAACAACGATTTCCGAACCTGATCGATACTTTGTGGAATAATACACCAGATATAATAATCGAAATCCATTGTGGAAATGTCATCTCTAAATTTAACCAATAGCCATCAAACTACGTTTAGctaattatttcaatacagCTGAACTGAGATTACAACAAGTTTccttaaattttgttttaaaacaTCCATTCGTTATACATTGAATCGTGGAGGTAGAACCAAACTTCAGAAATCTCGTAGTCGTTCACGTAACAGTCTAATTGTGAGAATAAACGTGCTTTAGTTTTTGAAGTTCAAAGACCAATTTTATCTTGGTTATACTTAACCCCTTGACAACTGCAAATCGATGATCTTGATTGAACAGGAGTTCTTACTTCTGGACGAAGTTAAATGCGTGGAAAAAGCTCAACTTGCCTGCACCGAAAACGGGCCCGGTGATGTGGATAGATTGGAAATACTTGAAAACGGAGTTGGAATACGGATGGACACGGTCGCGGCGAATTGGATTTTCGGCAACCTTCCTCCAACGCTGTCCGAGGTTTCTCTGGAAGTGAAAAACCGATGTTCGTGCGCGCTTTTCGGACCGGTTGGATCGGGCAAGTCGTCACTGCTGCATCTGATTCTGGGAGAGCTGGCGGTTGGCGCTGGGAAGCTGTCGTTTTTCACGGGGAAAGAAAGTGAAGCCGAAATAACCAGTCGGGATATTCGCGTCTCTTACGCCAGTCAAGACCCCTGGCTTTTCTCCGCTTCAATACGCGACAACATTCTGTTCGGTCTGCCGTACGAAAAGAAGCGGTACCAAGAGGTGCGTTTTCTGTTATTATTATGCAATTCGAAGGAATTTCAGAAATACGGAATTCTGCAGAATGTAACTGAATAACAAGCTGCTTATCTGGCTGACACTAATTGGACAGCTAGCGAACTTGACGCTTGAATGCACGTTTTGAGATCAGAATACATTATgtgacacttttttttctgtaagcTTAACATTCAATGACTTGGAGTCTACTGAAGCGATCGAATCCAAAATCTCATCCGCTCTCAGCTTAGAAGGCCCGCGTTTATTGAGACCAAAATCATGAAAATCCGTTGATCCGTTCTCGAGACATCatgatagaaatattttttttattttgtttagcaaaaacattgaaaaccaCCGGGCTTATCAGCCTTAGAATCTGATCGTTTCACAGTTCAGAAGTGACGAGTTGATTGAAAccagaattatcaaaattcattGATACGTTCGCAAAGTGttggaaaattgtattttcaatttggttttcgaaaaattcaggAAACAGGAAAATacagaaaatcaaaatagTTTTTAGCGAAAAAAGCCGCGTTGATCGAAACCGAGATCATTAAAATTCGTTGATTCGTACTCGAGATATCACAatttggatttattttttctagaATTTTAACGAAGTTTTCCATTTAATTTTTGGCGTGAAAGACGAACAACGAAGTAAAGGCGCTTCTTGGTAATTTTCAGGATTTATCAGTGAAAGAACTTGCAATTGTTTACTTCTTTGCCCGAAGATTTTACCATCTCGATTTTGCGCAAATTAAAAGCACTTCTTGCTTCTCACCCTGTAACGGCAAGCATCATTTCGACTGATTTTcttttggaaaatattgatttgatttaaatttttaactgaaaaacTAGCTTTCACCGACTTTCAAGACTGAGAACGTCCATCAATTACCAGTGTTTGTAGATGAATCTAGATTTCATTCGCCTTTTGAGATAGAAAAGGTACTTTCGTTTACTTCTAGTAGTGGTTTTTCAAACCAAAAAGTCACTTAACCACACCGCTGTAaatgtaaatttcaaaatcttagatttttttcttcatttactTCCAACTGTCCATGAAATCAGAATCATATACCATCCTATCGAAAACCTAAAAATTTCCtcatctttgaaaattctactCGAAGACCTTTGTGCAACTGAATTAAGctgaaacttgaaattttcaatccgtTTCAATGATTCTGTTAATCAGGATAAACAACTTCCATATACAGGTGACCGAAGCCTGCGCCCTGCTCAAAGATTTTGACCAACTGTCACAAGGTGATCTGAGTCTTGTCGGCGAGAGGGGAGCTTCTTTGTCAGGAGGTCAGAGGGCTCGAGTGAACTTGGCAAGAGCCGTTTACAGAGACGCCGATCTTTACTTACTCGACGATCCTCTCAGCGCTGTGGATTCTCGAGTTGGTCGTCACCTTTTCGAGAAGTGCATCAATGGTTTCCTAAAGTCGAAAACACGGATCATAGTTACTCATCAGCTTCAATATCTCGAACAAGTCGACACTGTTATTTTCGTTAATCGCGTAAGCTCGAGAAATGCTTTGTAATCTGCAATATGATCAAGGAATTCATCATCGAGTCACTTGAAATCAAGTCGTCGAATTGTCACAGACACTAGACGTTTTCTGGATTCCCAACTACAAAATCATATGTTCTTTTCCAAGTTCGTCGTGAAGTGACCACGAATTCTTAGAGTCTCCGGGTCGAACTTACATTTCGTAACAGAATACATAACCCTATCcgtattaattattacctACATGTGGCATCTGAATTACACTTGCTGCCTATTTCAGGGTACCGTTGAATGCCAAGGAACGTTCCAGGAGTTGAGTGCCTCAAACTTCCGGAATTCGATTTTcgagaattgtgaaaaatccGACGATGCCGAGTCCACGGAAAAAGTGGACGCAGACGCGACAGAATTTGAGGTACTTTTGTACGCATGACGAATTTCAACTTCGCAAATATTGGTATTgacatgaaaattttcgagaacatctggaattaattgaaaaatcaattgtgTTTTCAGACAAACGACGTAGTTCCAGGTAACGATGAACAGCAACTAAAACACACCGAGAGTATGCAGGAATTGGAAAACATAGACGATGAGGAAATGGCAACGGGATCAATATCAAGCGAAGTATACCGGGGCTATTTTTTTGCTGGTGGAAATCTGTGCACACTGGGGATCGTCGTTCTGGCCTTCGTAGCCGGACAAGTGGCGGCCAGTGGATGTGACTACTGGATGACGTATTGGACTAACCAGGAAACTCTGAAATCCACGTTGCAATCTAACAAATCCGTCGTTGGTGACATGGATTACAATAATTCCGTATCGCAGTGGGTCGATGAACGCGGATTGCTGCGACAAAATGTGGGAATTTGGGTCTATACCGCTTGCATCGCCGGATGCACTATCATCGTCGTACTGAGCAACATACTGTTCGTCAGGATCAGCATGAACGCAAGTCGCAATATACACAATGCCATGTTCTCGAACATTTTGGAAGCAACAATGAGGTTCTTCAACACTAATCCATCTGGTAGGTTTTCAATATCAGATAGCATCTTTGTGGAAATAAATTCCTTCTGCTAGTTTCAGGTAGGGCAACTACTCTGACTCTTAATGATAGTTTTCGGAATGGGGTCTTGCGTTAATAcattcaagaaatttttattcaggtAGAATCCTGAACCGATTTTCAAAGGACGTAGGTGCAATGGATGAGATGCTACCAAGCGCGTTAATGGagatgtttcaaaattttaacgtCGCGATTGGATCGCTGGTAATGGTATTCATTGTCAACAACTGGATGATCATTCCGACAGTCGTTGCAGGGGGTGTATTCTATTTCATCACAATTCTCTACATCAAAACTGCGCAGAGTCTTAAGAGACTAGAGGGCATCAGTAAGTGATAATTGAGGAACCAGTATATCGCGAAAACTGCAGACTCGGGTGTTACCTCCGTTACTATTCCCTGAATAAACTTGCTTGCAGACGCGGAAGTTACTCCTTCGCTGCATTGCAGACCCAGGATTTTAATCCATTGCTGCTCTCTGGCTAAATGATTTGAgtctcatcaatttttttgtgtaTATTTCTCTTTATGCGTAACCGTTGATTCGAATGGTTTGAATAAGTCTTCGAGATGCGTTGCGAACCTCGTAACCTTTTCCTTTTCACTTCTCACACATTTACCTCTTCCATTCTTCACGGGTGGGACCATACGTTGcgggtttttcaatttctcggTGGTTCTCCATAGCGAGTAGTCGTTAGCTTTGGTGGCAGTCAGATTCCCAAGGAATTCCTGGATCGCATCATTTCTCTGATTGTTAATCAGTTGTTTCAGATCCTTTGCTGCGTtggtaatatatttttgtgcGATGCTAGTCTTGTTTGCTGCTAATGCTTGCGTACTTTTCGTTTATCTGCTATTTTTCGTTTGATTATGATTAGGCATTTTTCTTGGATGTGCAGCGTGTTTAGATCTGGGGTTGTATACCAGGCCGCTGTTTGGAGGGCATTCGTGAACTGTTCTACTGCATTTTCCACAGCCTTTTCTGTTTTGAGGGGAATTCTCATGTGGAttgtttcgttcaatttttttctgaacgCATCCCAGTCAGTTTACTTGCTGCAGAATGTCGgttgtttttgtttgtgaCCAATTTTTGTGCATACTGTTAGGAGGACTGGTGAGTGATACGGCAACAGGTCCGCTGTTGTGCTGATTACACACTGTTTGGTGTTAATGCCTTTGATGATGGAAGAGTCGATGAAGTCAGGGATCTTCTTGGGGTCGGTCGGCCAGTACGTAGGTTGCCTGGCTTACAAGCATTGCAGGTGATTAGTTGCCATTGCTGCCATAAGTTTTTCCCTTCTATTATTGCGATCCTTGAGCTCCACTGAAGGTGCTTGTCATTGTAGTCACCACTTACGATGAATCTGTTTCCTAGCGTGGTGAATAAATGCTCGAAGtgttgttttttgttattgAAATTGGGTGAACAATATACTGCAGAGATTGTTATGCCCCCTAAATAGCCTTTGATAGTTACGGTTGTGGCTTGTAGGTGATTTTGTTGGTATTTATCTCGTTCGAAATCTTTAATGCTTTACCTGATAATAATAGCTGTTTCTCTGTGTGCTGTTCCGTCCGGGTGTTTAGTACTATAGATGCAGTAGCAAGGcattttcatgtatttttttttcgtgaagCGCGTCTCCGAAATGAGTATTACCTCAATTTTATGGATCCGTAGAGATAGTTACAATTCTTGTGCATGTTGGAACAGACCGTTGGCATTCCAAGTGGAGAGTTTGAGGACAACAGCGATTACACTATCTTGGCGATGACTGTTGTTAGCAGGTTCAGCAAGGTGCTCACCTGTTCCATAAGTGACTTTGTCATGTTTTTCAACTCGATCATGTCGTTTGTCTGCTGTGGAGCAGATGAGTGATTCGGTTGGTCTAGATTGCTTCGAGATTTTTCACGCAGTTCTCCTTGCTTCACCTATTCAGCATATAAGATTCAGGGTTGAACTATCTCTGACGACGGTGCGGTATTGTTTGTGGCCGTGCTCATTTTTCTTGGTggtacataaattttttgcttCAACTGCTTGTGCACTATGCACCCTCTGCAGTTAGCACAGTAGTTACCGTTGCAGATCACGCATTTCACTTTGctgtcgtttctttttctagTGCATTCTGTGGTCTGGTGGTTTGCCACACACTCGAGGCATTTTGGTCTCTTGTTGCAGTAATTTTTAGTGTATCCATTCTTTCGGCAATTTGTGCATTGTGGGATTCCCCTCTTGACTCGGTGTGCTTCGGTCACTACGATGATGTGCGTGAGTAGTTTCATGTGATAAATTTCTTTGTTGTTTTCTTGGGGTTCTAAATCTATCTAAAACAAAATTAATGGTTTTTCTGACACTGGATGTTTGATGTTCCATATGTTGGTTGTGATGTGTTAGAAAATCACGTGACACGGATGAGGACCCTTCTTATCTGGactatttgaattttgccgatgAGCGAACGTGCTATGAAAATTTTGACTGTGACTATACATATGAATAATGAGCAATTACATATCCATCAAAATgacattatatacgtataaggaCGAACACACACTGGCACACTTCTCCAGCATAACATAAATGACATACTGGAACGTCTCATACCACAACCACTAAAATTAATATCGCAAATCAACTACTGGTCGTTttgatttgcaaaaattatcaatgtatcttacaaattttttcaaaacataaTACAggttattttgaagaaaacaacactaagcgtggaaaaatattggaaCTGAAGAAATTGGAGAAAcaagttattttttctttatatttcttCAAACATTTCTTTGTCTGTTACTATTGGTTTGAAATGAGTATGAGCAAGGGTCTCACGTTTGGACCCCACAAGGCCAGGTAAAGGTTAATGAGGTTTATTTAGAGAAAACTACGCTTGCGTCTCGTGACTTTTTCTCTACCCACTCCTCTCCCGCCCACGACGTAACGCGTGATGATTGGACAGACCTCCTAACAGCACTACGTGTTTTATGAACAGCCTTATAAAACGAGGTTCCTTACGTTCAAGAAGTAAACTACCGTCATGgatttttttgaatctttaAAACTTGTGATACTccagaataaaaatattcacactTCATAGTAATCGGTTTTCGCAATATGTTGGTTCCTTCAGTGTACTTCTTTCGACCAAACACTAATGAATCAGATTTGAAAGCCTTcatactttgaaattttatgagTATACTGTGAAATGTTGTGCGGTTGACCATTTTAGCGAAGAGCCCCGTTTTCTCGCACGTTGGTTCAACCCTTGATGGACTGGTAACAATACGAAGCAGTGGATCCTCGGTCGAAGAATTGTTGCGAAAAGAGTTCGACCGTCATCAAGACACGCACACTACCGCTTGGTACATGACTATTGCCACAGCGACTGCCTTTGGTTTTGTGCTTGATTTCATGTCATGGCTTTTTATCGCTTGTGTTTGCTTCTCGTTGATTTTAATAGATGATGGTCAGTGTAATGTTAAATTGCAATTATTCTACACTGCAGATAAGTACACCGATATAATTTGGAACCTCATTGCCACCATTTACAGAAAACACCTCTGGAGGGTTTGCTGGACTTGCTATCTCACAATCAATGATCTTGATTGGTATTGTTCAAGAGGGATTAAGGTACATAACTATCGTAATTTCTCAGATGACTTCGGTTGAACGACTGCTACAGTACACCAATCTACCGAAGGAGGGACCATTCGCTTTCGACAACTCTCCTCCATCGGATTGGCCTTCGATGGGCTCTCTTGACTTCAAGGATGTCTCTATGACATATTCAATCGACAAGCCTCCGGCATTAAAGGTGTGTGCAACGTATTTATTTGCTAGTGCTCTCAATTTATAGTCTCCATTGATATACTGAGGGATCAAAGCCTTCGAGAAATTATCAGTATGTCCATTTGGAAataatgaatctgagacggctaattttttacattagacaGTTCTGTTAGCAACACGGAGACAtttacagcgccatagtcggccgagcgcaCATCCTCAagtgtattttatattttgatatccgttatgaaatttcaagaaattcaaaaCGTGTCATCACCTTGATCCTATGATTTTGCGGAATTTTATGAGATTTATAGGACCTCATGGGGCCTTATGGGAATTTACGAGACTTTATATGGCTTCGTGAAATTggtttacaaaattcaaaagactTCATGGTAGCCTATAACTAggatttcatgaaattttgaactcaGGTGTACACCGAAGTTCAAGTGTAATCAATGCCTCGATTTGAACGACCTGTTCTTCTCTACGTTTCTCATGTTTGTCTCgtgatactttttttctctcaggCTAGACTTTAAAACAATACAACCGCAGATGTACCATGAGTTTTTACAGAGTTGACAGTTTTCATGGCCGCACTTCTCTTTCGATCAACCGCAGGGTCTGAACTTGAACATTCGACCCGGCTGGAAAGTGGGCGTTGTGGGAAGAACCGGAGCTGGAAAATCCTCGTTGATTTCCGCGCTGTTTCGTTTGGTCGGAGACGGACTAGATGGGGAAATTTTTCTGGACGGAATAAGCACCAAGACCATTGGGTTGAACGACTTGCGGTCACGGATCTCGATCATTCCCCAGGAGCCAATTCTGTTTTCCGCGAGTCTGCGGTACAATTTGGACCCGTTCGAACAGTATTCGGACGCAGAGCTGTGGAACAGTATTCGGGAAGTGGAACTTGGCGGCGTCATATCTTCCCTCGACTTTTCCGTCGCCGGAGGCGGAGCCAATTTCAGCGTTGGACAACGCCAGCTGATCTGCTTGGCCAGAGCCATCCTCAGGAATAATCGGCTGCTCGTGCTCGACGAAGCTACTGCCAATGTTGATCCCAAGTCAGTAAATTCATCATAACATCGATTGTGAAATTGTATTGTCCGCTtatgaattaattgaaaaaaacgcCGTCCATTCATCGTATTCGCGTCGATGAAAATTActtccatttcttttttctcggcTTCTGGGTGAGCTGACTTTGGTTTATACCTCTAATGACACTGCAGAGATGTTGCGGAAacttattaaaaaattgtatgaaaatcGGTTATGGAGTTGTTGAGATTATCGTGTATACAAGTGTGCGTCTAAATTTAATgcagcgatattttttcgaatgcAGCAGGAGAGATCAGTAACTTGATACTTTTGTTTCAAGAAGAACCAGACAAATCAGGTGTTTTATGAAACTGCATAGAGAAATTTGCTTTCAATTAGTGTTTTTTGATTTGATTGATGAATCGATTTGTTTTAATTCCACAGCACCGATGCCTTGATACAAAGAACCATCAGACGAAGGTTCGTTGATTGCACCGTGTTGACAGTGGCTCATCGGTTGAACACGATAATGGACAGTGATCGAGTTCTGGTCATGGATGGCGGCCGCATCGTGGTGagtgtataattttcagttagTTGTTGCAAGAATCGATTGTACAAGTAGAGCATCGATGATAAAACGGTACTCATTCTTTACGATGTTATAAACAGGAGTTCGACCATCCGCATTTGCTGTTGAAGAATCGCGATGGTTACTTTTCGCAAATGGTTCAACAAACTGGAAAAACGATGGCGGAAGAACTGGCGAAGATTTCTGAAAGTGCATTTCCTGCAACTTCGGAAATCGCGAGCGATGTAACGAatgacggtaaaaaaatataataattataaataattttgcgTTTTTGATCTATTCTATGATCAAGGTGCTTGTTTCAAGTGCCGTAATATCATATTTCACTCCCTAGTAGCCTTACCttcagatgaaaaaatttgagacgACTCGGCGGGAAGTCTTTCTACAGAGTCAATACAGAATCTTCCCTAACAGTGACTTTGTGCCACCTGATAACAAGGATACCAAACTATATATGGATGTATCGATACGACCGTTCGCGCTGATTGGTTGGTCCGTCTGTGACGTAGCGCTAGACCCTAAATCGGTGGTACAAACAAAATAACGGGTATAATGCCATTCATTTTTGCGTTTTTATACCGTTTTAATcgtattaaatattgttggaggCTATTATTTTCGGAAGCAATATCTTTGAATGCTTTTAGATTAAATTAAACACGATAAGAagccatatatgtatatattaccgagatttttgaaatttgagcATTTGAAAATTACGTTTATTGATGTATTTATTAGTGGATGCTTTTGTACTAGAGGTTTACAATCAGTTTATCACATTTATAAAACAGTattatatctaatttttaatcttAGATTACCACATCTCCTAGCATCTTCGCGGGTCGCATAAGCCCTTACAGAGCTTGTTCGCGATCTCGATCCTTATAGCTAGCTTAAAACTACGTAAACCCTAACATACAATccttatttattatattgtgGTCTTTTCTTTATTGCAATAAAAACGGAGAATAtctttattaatttataaaattttagtCTGCAAAAAGTTTAtcatgtaatatttatttcagcaTCTATCATGATATTATGCATTAGTGTATATAGTCATGTATAAGACAATTTGTATAAAAGTTAGGAAGAAAGGATTGAGTAAAAGGATCGACAAATATTGGGATTCATTATGATTTCAATCCCGCAATATGTAAAACAAGTAAAACATTTACTCCACAATCTATTCAATAATCTTGTGCTGTTTATTACGAATACGCATTCTTATTTCACTCTCACGGTTTGCAACGACGAATTTACgttttaacgttttttttctttgatcttGTAGCTTAGGTAATTCATTCGGATAAAAGTTCTCTGTCCGATGAAAGGCTTCACGACAGGTTCTGGTAAGGTTGTCAGACGCATGACTCTTTTAACTAGTTTTGCCACTACTCCTTTTCCCTTTTGCAGACATGCCGCATCTCCCGATTCACCGTGATGTTTTttgaagtatttttcaaaccttAGAGCATTTGTAGCCCATTCAGCGGATGGTACTGTCAGATCACCATATGAGAGACGCTGAGTCCAGTTTGGAAGTGCATAATTGTGGTCTGCCATCCGTACGTAAAAATAATCACCAAGATTGGGATAGGTATCGCGGTATTTTCTTGCCACCCACCCAGCCAAGTAATTGATTGCGTCGTCTGCTGTTTCTCCTTCAAGGTAATTTCTATTACGAAAGCCGTGGTGAttgttgctgctgctactAGAAGCAAGTGATGATGTACCGACACCATCAAGGATCTCAAAATCACTTCCAAGAAAACTTCGATTTCCAATTTAGGTTCAGGCACGCTGATCGAAGCTCGTTGAAGAACTTTTGCCACAACGTATTCGTCATGTGCAATATCGACAGTGTTTGTATTTCTCTGTACAATACCTGGATTCTTTCCTGTAACAAAATATGTCGGACATACAAACATgagttcaatttttatttctttattcgtctatatatttatttatttatcctaGGAGTTGCAAGGTATCTatctgattattttttgtttacttcAGGTATCAGAGAACACTCACCCAGGACTATCATGCGTATTCTTAATAATGCATTCATTGGGGCAGGATGGTCATCTAATGCACCGCGAGTTCTgagctgagaaaaaaaattttccaaggaATCTCGATTCAGTTTGCGCGTCAGTATATATGATATATCATAGCGCACTTTTAAATCTTTTCGAAGAGCCTTTAATGAGTTGATCGACATCATTAAACCTTTTGAAACGTTTGAAGTGGTTTGTTTTCAATACAGCGCATGCAGTGTATGGCGTGAAGCATTCTGTCGAGTATTTCAGTTTGCGCCTCCAGGTTCATTCCAAATCCActtcttgaagaaaaaactggTACTACAGGTCTGTATGAATTAATGACGTCAAACCACGAATTAACTAACTCAATAAAATCTCCAGTATTCATTGCGAGTGCCTTATCGACTGCAGGATGATGATGTTTCAAAGCAGTAGCAGTAGAGTGAGAAAGAAGTTGAGACGCAAGGGATACATCCTGTCGCCGACTGCCGTTGCAGGCAATGTGTAAAGTTGATAATCCAGGCAGTGGATAATTCAAGATTGATCTCATATAAATGTAGCATCGCTTACTAAAATATCTCAGGGTAAAGTCAGTTGAGATTTCTTCTGTAGTGCAATTgattggtttttatttttttttaccgagcATAACGTTAAGCTGATTACATATGAACACGGAGGACAAAacctgttttatttttgaggTTAATTCCTTTTCGAAATGCTTCTTCGATTTCAAATATCGGTTGAGATTTTGTAAACGTTTTATTGTGGATCTTGCAAGACGTTCCTCGGATGTTATTTGCcattgcaatttttcattctcagtctcaagattttgaattttttctctcagaACATTAGCCTCGTTATTTTCGTTCGTTGTTTCATCAACTGCGAGTTGTAATGGTATGAGCATGTGTGCTCTCTTATGATAATTGCACGTCGGTAGGTTACGATACAGAGAGGGTGCAGCCATAATTTTTAGCTGGGACGTAACAagtttgtagaaaattatcttattgatatttttgtcATAAAACCAATCgttttaattatattcaaaaATGTGTATGGTTAACCTGGAATCACTGTTGTCACGAGGCATTTACTCGAATAATATGGCACTAACAAAAGTTTACATTATACTAGAATATTATTTCAACGCAATCCACTGAATATTCTAGTTATAATGGAGTTATCACGatgaaaattatgtaaaacCGTCAAGAAACATACCTACCGCTATGTAGAAGGATCTACGACGGCCTAACGCTACGTCATCAGTCTATCCCCACTATAGCTATAAGATTGTAACGTGTCAGAATTCGTCTAGAATTTTTCCCGCCCGATTCCATGTACCCGATTCATACAATATCGTAAATTCATTCCGCCGATCGGCAAAGAAATGAGTGCGCTCGGTAAAATACTGCCGGAGCACGGCTGGAAACGCCGAGCTTCACTTGACTTGCCGCGTGGTACCGACTCCGTCGCTATCGTCCCGCAAACAAATTATCACATCATCATCAATAGATAGGGCCTAGTTAGTTGTATGAATCAGCCGATCAGAGCTGCTCATAAATATTGAAGTGGCACATCGCCGATTGTACTTCGATTCTTCTGACTGTGAAAATCTTTCGAATTTGCTCATAACGTTGGAAGTTAAATCATAGAATTCTTCTTATTGGCATGGGCTTTCGCGGATCATACTTGGGTCTTTCTGCTTGGCGGGACTTCTGACATTACGAGTATAGGTGGCGCCCTGGTCGATttttggagatatatacgtcAACATCGAAATCGAGCAGGGCGCACagtagaaatttcaaaacataGGTTTTTTTTGCCTCAAAGATGCCTTAACTGCTGAAAAATGATATATTCAGAGGATTATGCTGGTGGGATCAATACCTTAGCACTTGAACCCCTACGACCTTAGTatccatcattttttttactactcaAAGGTTTCAAGTGATTCAGCCATCTCGGAACTtttgggacaccctgtatttttatacgattatTCGGAAGAATTGATCGATTTTC belongs to Neodiprion lecontei isolate iyNeoLeco1 chromosome 5, iyNeoLeco1.1, whole genome shotgun sequence and includes:
- the LOC107225949 gene encoding ATP-binding cassette sub-family C member 4 isoform X2, with the translated sequence MDVRERKERRRRKNIEESSSFLSALFFGWTRQIFWKGAKHDLQTTDLYDPLKSDESEQLGNHLEREWIKELAKSEAKRTLNKNGEKKRARQPSLGRALTRVFWLPYMILGLFIFFRFAFLHVAGPILQGWIIEYFDEVACGISRTKGLIYAGLLVLVIFLDILIMHHTDLRTQQIGMRVRVACCSLIYRKVLRLDQNAVHNTAAGKVANLISNDVARFDSIFIFLHHFWIMPIQLAISGYVMWLSIGVATFIAIGATMAQTLLLQGYFSHVGGKLRAKIARKTDERVQLMTELISGIQVVKMYSWEKPFNKIVSKVRDLELKVISYASYLKGFNFSIILLSGKITLYFALTSFVLIGNTITAETAFVSVGLINALRISCAVYFPLALILAGEAAVSLDRLTEFLLLDEVKCVEKAQLACTENGPGDVDRLEILENGVGIRMDTVAANWIFGNLPPTLSEVSLEVKNRCSCALFGPVGSGKSSLLHLILGELAVGAGKLSFFTGKESEAEITSRDIRVSYASQDPWLFSASIRDNILFGLPYEKKRYQEVTEACALLKDFDQLSQGDLSLVGERGASLSGGQRARVNLARAVYRDADLYLLDDPLSAVDSRVGRHLFEKCINGFLKSKTRIIVTHQLQYLEQVDTVIFVNRGTVECQGTFQELSASNFRNSIFENCEKSDDAESTEKVDADATEFETNDVVPGNDEQQLKHTESMQELENIDDEEMATGSISSEVYRGYFFAGGNLCTLGIVVLAFVAGQVAASGCDYWMTYWTNQETLKSTLQSNKSVVGDMDYNNSVSQWVDERGLLRQNVGIWVYTACIAGCTIIVVLSNILFVRISMNASRNIHNAMFSNILEATMRFFNTNPSGRILNRFSKDVGAMDEMLPSALMEMFQNFNVAIGSLVMVFIVNNWMIIPTVVAGGVFYFITILYIKTAQSLKRLEGITKSPVFSHVGSTLDGLVTIRSSGSSVEELLRKEFDRHQDTHTTAWYMTIATATAFGFVLDFMSWLFIACVCFSLILIDDENTSGGFAGLAISQSMILIGIVQEGLRYITIVISQMTSVERLLQYTNLPKEGPFAFDNSPPSDWPSMGSLDFKDVSMTYSIDKPPALKGLNLNIRPGWKVGVVGRTGAGKSSLISALFRLVGDGLDGEIFLDGISTKTIGLNDLRSRISIIPQEPILFSASLRYNLDPFEQYSDAELWNSIREVELGGVISSLDFSVAGGGANFSVGQRQLICLARAILRNNRLLVLDEATANVDPNTDALIQRTIRRRFVDCTVLTVAHRLNTIMDSDRVLVMDGGRIVEFDHPHLLLKNRDGYFSQMVQQTGKTMAEELAKISESAFPATSEIASDVTNDALPSDEKI